The following coding sequences lie in one Sorghum bicolor cultivar BTx623 chromosome 6, Sorghum_bicolor_NCBIv3, whole genome shotgun sequence genomic window:
- the LOC8083313 gene encoding salutaridine reductase yields the protein MERSTCPDPSSDKRVAVVTGGNKGIGLEVCRQLASRGVMVILTARDERKGSKAVGMLHGSGLPNVQFHRLDVSDPTDTARLAEFIREKFGRLDILINNAGVIGASASAEIDTTSIKEELVGKNAMERLHWLLQHSTESYEEARECLKINYFGTKYVTEALLPILLSSSDGRLINVSSNYGLLQYFSGEDLKQELNDIDNLTVERLDEMSELFLKDYKNGQLKSHGWPADSEYLAYKVSKALTNGYTRILAKALPKLHINSVHPGYCKTDINFDTGEYTAEDGASCIVSVALLPEGGPTGVFFFRTEEAPFV from the exons ATGGAAAGAAGCACCTGCCCTGACCCTTCTTCTGATAAAAG GGTTGCTGTTGTCACCGGAGGGAACAAAGGAATTGGGCTGGAAGTATGCAGGCAGCTAGCCTCCAGGGGTGTCATGGTGATCCTAACGGCGCGGGACGAGAGAAAAGGATCAAAAGCAGTGGGTATGCTTCATGGATCCGGACTACCTAATGTACAGTTTCACCGCCTGGATGTCAGTGATCCAACTGACACTGCCCGTCTGGCTGAATTTATCAGGGAGAAGTTTGGCAGGCTAGATATCCTG ATCAATAATGCAGGGGTTATAGGTGCAAGTGCAAGTGCAGAGATTGATACAACATCAATTAAGGAAGAG CTCGTAGGCAAGAACGCCATGGAGAGGCTACACTGGTTGCTGCAGCACTCCACGGAGAGTTACGAGGAAGCAAGAGAATGCCTGAAAATAAACTACTTCGGCACCAAATATGTGACCGAAGCACTCCTCCCAATCCTTCTGTCCTCCTCTGACGGACGGCTCATCAATGTATCATCCAACTACGGACTACTCCAG TATTTCAGTGGCGAAGATCTTAAGCAAGAGCTAAACGATATTGACAACCTGACGGTAGAGAGGCTAGATGAGATGTCGGAGTTGTTCCTGAAAGACTACAAGAATGGCCAGCTGAAATCTCATGGATGGCCTGCCGATTCTGAGTACCTGGCCTACAAGGTATCCAAGGCTCTGACCAATGGCTATACCAGGATACTGGCGAAGGCGCTCCCGAAATTACACATCAACAGCGTGCACCCTGGCTATTGCAAAACTGACATCAACTTTGACACCGGCGAATACACCGCGGAAGACGGTGCTAGTTGCATCGTTTCGGTGGCGCTATTGCCGGAAGGAGGCCCAACTGGCGTGTTCTTCTTCCGCACAGAAGAAGCACCCTTTGTGTAA
- the LOC8083314 gene encoding LIM domain-containing protein PLIM2c: MSFTGTQDKCTACDKTVHFIDLLTADGVIYHKTCFKCSHCKGILSMCSYSSMDGVLYCKTHFEQLFKETGSFSKKFTPGCKSDKGELARAPSKLSSAFSGTQDKCAACQKTVYPLEKLTLEGEAYHKSCFKCSHGGCILTTSSYAALNGVLYCKIHFGQLFMEKGSYNHMKKKSTSQEVLPDLAAEEQPPQPAAPEDEKGEDN; this comes from the exons ATGTCTTTCACCGGCACGCAGGACAAGTGCACGGCGTGCGACAAGACCGTCCATTTCATCGACCTCCTCACGGCCGACGGCGTCATCTACCACAAGACATGCTTCAAGTGCAGCCACTGCAAGGGGATCCTCTCG ATGTGCAGCTACTCTTCCATGGACGGTGTGCTGTACTGCAAGACCCACTTCGAGCAGCTCTTCAAGGAGACCGGGAGCTTCTCCAAGAAGTTCACGCCAG GTTGCAAGTCAGACAAGGGTGAACTG GCAAGGGCCCCAAGCAAGCTATCGTCTGCATTTTCTGGTACTCAGGATAAGTGTGCAGCATGCCAGAAAACAGTGTACCCGCTGGAGAAG TTAACTTTGGAAGGCGAGGCCTACCACAAGAGCTGCTTCAAGTGCTCACACGGGGGCTGCATCCTGACCACCTCCTCCTACGCCGCGCTCAACGGCGTCTTGTACTGCAAGATCCACTTCGGGCAGCTGTTCATGGAGAAGGGGAGCTACAACCACATGAAGAAGAAGAGCACGTCCCAGGAGGTGCTGCCGGACTTGGCTGCCGAGGAGCAACCTCCGCAACCAGCGGCACCGGAAGATGAGAAAGGAGAGGACAACTAG